A section of the Spirosoma pollinicola genome encodes:
- a CDS encoding SusC/RagA family TonB-linked outer membrane protein encodes MAFLFCLLTSLSALAQTISGRITSGDDNQPLPGVSIVVKGTNAGTTSRADGTYSINVQSSSTLTFSFIGYATQEIAVANRTKLDVTMVAGDRTLTEVVVTALGIKKDIRQTGVSIQSVDGAQLLKAREPNAINSLVGKVSGLTIGASSELLRRPNIVLRGNTDVLFVVDGVPINSDTWNISADDIETYSVLKGASASALYGFRGKNGAILITTKRGTKDKRGFAVDVNTSQMVDNGFLAIPKVQDEYGPGDHGVYEFVDGKGGGKNDGDYDIWGPRFEGQLIPQYDSPVDPVTGKRTGTPWVARGKDNLKRFLQPGLLSTNNISVSSSGEKYDLRFSVSHNYQRGLVPNTKLNSTTFKVSTGYNFSNRLRFEGDVQVNRQYTPNIPDVDYGPNSMIYNIVIWGGADWDVDQLKNYWQPGKEGTQQIYAEYQRYNNPWFVAKEWLRGHYKTDIVGQTSLKYNIATGLDLSLRTQVSTWNLLRTEKFPYSATSYGREETKGDYREDRRNLLDNNTDLLLKYDKRVSPLLNINAIAGGNLRVYNYNSNYTSTNYLNVPGVYNFANSLNPVIASNFNSDMRVLSAYYSADFTLKDFLTVSTTGRMDKLSTLPKGNNTFFYPSVALSTVLSDYLRLPQAISFLKFRASYANVKDGLTQSTIGVPSFPVGYGQQYASSYDGPTYQNAAVYATPYTVGNTPTAYFTNALNNPNIKPNSTSQTEVGLDVRFLNNRLAFDAAYYISDDGPRIFNLPISETTGYSSALVNGIKTQKKGIELSLTGKVLRSTNGLNWDVLANWSTYKEVYKDFYPGVTALNTFFKVGDRTDKYYTSTFVRAPDGQIINDAGGRPIRTTVAQYVGNINPDWVFGLNNRFSYKNLTFSFQVDGRVGGVISDYIQQKSYAGGRIINTVQGDMGVARINDTKGIKSYLGEGVQVSNGASINYNSDGFVTNYAELQFQPNTTKAFLQDYIARRYGFDGGNMISRSFVKLREVVLGYSLPQTFISRLGVKQASVSFVARNLLYFAEKKDIDIDQFTSGGRSDLQTPTTRRYGFNLNLTF; translated from the coding sequence ATGGCGTTTTTATTTTGTCTGCTGACTAGCCTGTCCGCCCTGGCACAAACCATCAGCGGACGGATAACATCGGGTGATGATAACCAGCCACTACCCGGCGTTTCGATCGTTGTGAAAGGAACCAATGCCGGTACCACGTCGCGCGCTGATGGTACATACTCGATCAATGTACAATCGTCCAGCACCCTGACATTCTCGTTTATCGGCTATGCCACCCAAGAAATTGCCGTAGCAAACCGTACTAAACTGGATGTAACGATGGTGGCCGGTGACCGGACACTGACCGAAGTGGTGGTAACGGCGCTCGGTATTAAAAAAGATATTCGGCAAACGGGCGTTTCGATTCAGTCTGTCGACGGTGCTCAACTACTTAAAGCCCGCGAACCAAATGCGATAAACTCGCTGGTTGGTAAAGTATCCGGTTTGACTATTGGTGCATCGTCTGAGCTTCTGCGTCGGCCAAATATTGTTCTGCGTGGTAATACCGATGTTCTGTTTGTGGTCGATGGGGTGCCTATCAACTCCGATACCTGGAATATCAGCGCCGATGACATCGAAACCTACTCCGTCCTGAAAGGCGCGTCGGCGTCGGCGTTATATGGTTTCCGGGGCAAGAACGGGGCTATCCTGATCACCACCAAGCGCGGTACGAAAGACAAACGCGGATTCGCTGTTGATGTGAACACAAGCCAGATGGTCGATAACGGCTTTCTCGCCATTCCTAAAGTACAGGACGAGTATGGCCCCGGCGACCACGGTGTGTATGAATTCGTGGATGGCAAAGGGGGCGGCAAAAACGATGGTGACTATGACATCTGGGGCCCACGCTTCGAAGGCCAGCTGATTCCGCAATACGACAGTCCTGTTGATCCCGTAACGGGCAAACGGACCGGTACGCCCTGGGTGGCGCGTGGTAAAGACAACCTCAAGCGGTTTCTGCAGCCGGGCCTTCTCTCTACCAACAACATATCGGTATCGTCGTCGGGCGAAAAATATGACCTTCGTTTTTCGGTATCGCACAACTACCAGCGCGGTCTGGTGCCCAACACCAAGCTGAACAGCACGACCTTTAAAGTATCGACGGGTTATAATTTCTCGAACCGGCTTCGCTTTGAAGGCGATGTGCAGGTAAACCGGCAGTATACGCCCAATATTCCCGACGTCGATTACGGCCCGAACTCTATGATTTATAACATAGTAATCTGGGGTGGTGCCGACTGGGACGTCGATCAGCTCAAAAATTACTGGCAGCCGGGTAAAGAAGGTACGCAGCAGATTTACGCTGAGTACCAACGCTATAACAACCCCTGGTTTGTGGCGAAAGAGTGGTTGCGGGGGCATTATAAAACTGATATTGTTGGGCAGACATCGCTTAAATACAACATTGCCACCGGGCTCGATCTTTCACTGCGTACGCAGGTATCGACCTGGAACCTGCTTCGGACGGAGAAGTTTCCGTATTCTGCCACCTCCTACGGACGTGAAGAAACAAAAGGCGACTACCGCGAAGACCGCCGGAACCTGCTCGACAACAACACTGATTTGTTGTTAAAGTATGATAAACGGGTAAGCCCGCTCCTGAATATAAACGCTATTGCCGGGGGTAACCTTCGCGTATATAACTACAACTCAAACTACACGTCGACCAACTACCTGAACGTGCCGGGCGTATACAACTTCGCTAACTCGCTCAACCCGGTTATTGCGTCGAACTTCAACTCGGATATGCGCGTGTTGTCGGCCTATTACTCGGCTGACTTTACGCTGAAAGACTTCCTGACAGTATCGACAACGGGCCGGATGGATAAGCTCTCGACTCTGCCAAAAGGAAACAATACGTTCTTCTATCCTTCGGTAGCGCTCAGTACGGTATTGTCTGACTACCTGCGGTTGCCCCAGGCTATCTCGTTCCTGAAATTCCGGGCGTCGTATGCCAATGTGAAAGACGGTCTTACCCAATCGACCATTGGTGTGCCGTCGTTCCCGGTGGGTTATGGACAGCAGTATGCGTCGTCGTATGATGGGCCAACGTATCAGAACGCGGCCGTGTATGCTACGCCCTACACGGTTGGCAACACCCCAACGGCTTATTTCACCAACGCCCTCAATAACCCGAACATCAAACCGAACAGCACCTCCCAAACAGAGGTTGGTCTGGATGTGCGTTTCCTGAATAACCGCCTTGCTTTCGATGCGGCTTATTACATCAGCGACGATGGTCCACGTATTTTCAACCTCCCAATTTCTGAAACGACCGGCTACTCATCGGCGCTGGTAAACGGTATCAAAACCCAGAAAAAAGGGATTGAACTGTCCCTGACAGGTAAGGTGCTGCGTAGCACCAACGGTCTCAACTGGGATGTTCTGGCGAACTGGTCGACCTATAAAGAGGTATACAAAGATTTCTATCCGGGCGTAACGGCGCTGAACACCTTCTTTAAAGTAGGCGACCGTACGGATAAGTACTACACGTCGACGTTTGTGCGCGCCCCCGATGGGCAGATTATCAATGATGCGGGTGGAAGACCCATCCGGACAACCGTTGCCCAATATGTAGGCAATATCAATCCAGATTGGGTATTTGGCCTGAACAACCGCTTTAGCTACAAAAACCTGACGTTCAGTTTCCAGGTCGATGGTCGTGTTGGAGGGGTTATTTCTGACTACATCCAGCAAAAATCATATGCTGGTGGCCGGATCATCAACACCGTTCAGGGCGATATGGGCGTGGCCCGTATTAATGACACGAAAGGCATTAAATCGTACCTGGGCGAAGGTGTTCAGGTGAGTAACGGCGCCAGCATCAACTACAATTCAGATGGGTTCGTGACAAACTACGCTGAGCTGCAATTTCAGCCAAATACAACGAAGGCTTTTTTACAGGATTACATTGCCCGGCGCTACGGATTTGATGGCGGAAATATGATTAGCCGTTCGTTTGTCAAACTCCGCGAAGTTGTGCTGGGCTATTCTCTGCCACAAACATTCATTAGTCGGTTGGGTGTCAAACAGGCGTCGGTTTCATTCGTTGCCCGGAATCTGCTCTACTTTGCCGAGAAGAAAGACATCGACATCGACCAGTTTACAAGCGGTGGTCGTTCGGATCTGCAAACACCAACGACACGGCGGTATGGTTTTAACCTGAATCTGACTTTTTAA
- a CDS encoding TIGR03364 family FAD-dependent oxidoreductase — MLSYDLIIIGAGALGTFHAYHAAKAGKRVLLLEKDRYPIGATVRNFGQAVPSGLAGRWFEYGRRSLEIYRDIQQETDISVRQNGTIYIASDADEWALANELHDRYQQIAYTSELLSKAQCLAKYPTLKPDYVVGGIFFPQEMSVEPEQMIHQLIAFVQQKYTVDYRPGSVVIDAESNAGGATVTLSNRQQFRAEKVIICSGHEVRLLFPDVLAKAGLVVSKLQMLLAEPVAGLDLPGNILTGLTIRRYESFQECPSYERITANTPEHLAELKKWGIHILFKQATDGSIIVGDSHEYAEATQAEDLGYHTQDYINDLMLAEARRIVNFPLTIKKTWAGFYSQTKDEIFEYSIDDNIHIVTGIGGKGMSSGAGYAENSIQQRLA, encoded by the coding sequence ATGCTTTCTTACGATCTGATTATCATTGGTGCCGGGGCGCTTGGCACGTTCCATGCCTACCATGCCGCCAAAGCCGGAAAACGAGTACTACTCCTCGAAAAAGACCGTTATCCCATTGGGGCAACTGTTCGTAATTTTGGGCAGGCCGTGCCCTCGGGTCTGGCGGGGCGCTGGTTCGAATATGGTCGGCGGAGTCTGGAAATATACCGCGACATTCAGCAGGAAACGGACATAAGCGTACGGCAAAACGGGACTATATATATTGCGTCCGATGCCGATGAATGGGCGCTGGCCAATGAGCTTCATGATCGTTATCAGCAAATAGCCTACACCAGCGAGCTATTGTCCAAGGCGCAGTGTCTGGCCAAATACCCAACCCTGAAGCCTGATTATGTAGTGGGAGGTATTTTCTTTCCGCAGGAAATGAGTGTTGAGCCGGAGCAGATGATTCATCAGCTCATTGCCTTCGTGCAACAGAAGTACACCGTTGATTATCGGCCCGGTTCGGTAGTGATCGACGCCGAGTCAAACGCTGGCGGGGCTACGGTAACGCTGAGTAATCGGCAGCAGTTTCGGGCAGAGAAGGTGATCATTTGCAGTGGCCACGAGGTGCGGTTGCTGTTCCCTGATGTACTGGCTAAGGCGGGTCTGGTGGTTAGTAAATTGCAAATGTTGCTGGCCGAGCCGGTCGCGGGCCTTGACTTGCCCGGCAATATCCTGACAGGATTGACCATTCGGCGGTACGAATCGTTTCAGGAATGTCCTTCTTACGAACGAATAACCGCCAACACGCCTGAACATCTGGCCGAACTCAAAAAATGGGGTATTCATATCCTCTTCAAACAAGCTACCGATGGGTCCATTATCGTTGGCGATTCACATGAATACGCCGAGGCTACGCAGGCCGAAGATCTGGGCTACCATACACAGGATTACATCAACGACCTTATGCTGGCCGAAGCTCGGCGTATTGTTAACTTTCCGTTAACCATCAAAAAAACATGGGCGGGTTTTTACAGCCAGACGAAAGACGAAATCTTCGAATACTCAATAGACGATAACATTCATATTGTGACAGGTATAGGTGGTAAAGGAATGAGTTCTGGGGCTGGCTACGCTGAAAACAGCATTCAACAACGACTGGCATGA
- a CDS encoding HAD family hydrolase, protein MQPIQLVVFDMAGTTVTDHHEVERCFAEAAVETGLSVTDERILAMQGLSKRYVFETLWKEQLGDDSPEIQSKVDISYDAFRRILEEHYLTKGATPTEGCLETFAYLHERGIAIALTTGFYRVVTDIILGKLGWLDGLNGQRVGTANSLIQASIASDEVERGRPYPQMIERAMRLLGITNPKAVVNIGDTPSDLLSGRAAGVALNLGLTNGTHSREQLDSHPHDLLLGSLRELPALLDARQVSVINV, encoded by the coding sequence TCACGAAGTAGAACGGTGTTTTGCCGAGGCCGCCGTCGAGACAGGTTTGTCTGTTACCGATGAGCGGATTCTGGCCATGCAGGGTCTTTCCAAGCGCTACGTTTTTGAAACGCTCTGGAAGGAACAATTGGGCGACGACAGCCCCGAGATTCAGTCGAAAGTCGATATTTCCTACGACGCTTTTCGGCGTATTCTGGAAGAGCATTACCTCACGAAGGGGGCCACACCCACTGAGGGTTGTTTAGAAACGTTTGCGTACCTGCATGAGCGGGGTATAGCGATTGCCCTGACAACAGGTTTCTACCGCGTTGTTACCGATATTATTCTGGGAAAACTCGGCTGGCTTGATGGCCTTAATGGACAGCGGGTAGGTACAGCCAACAGTCTTATACAAGCGTCAATTGCCAGTGATGAAGTGGAGCGCGGCCGCCCATACCCCCAAATGATTGAGCGGGCTATGCGGTTGCTGGGCATTACCAATCCCAAAGCCGTTGTCAACATTGGCGATACCCCCTCCGATTTGCTGTCGGGTCGGGCGGCTGGTGTGGCATTAAACCTGGGCCTGACAAATGGGACGCACTCGCGCGAGCAGTTAGATTCACACCCACATGATTTGTTGCTGGGCTCACTTCGGGAGTTGCCCGCCCTGTTAGACGCCCGGCAGGTATCAGTGATTAATGTATAA